The region AAGAGCGGGCGGCCAATCGGCAGCGCATGAAGAGGGTGACCATGGGCCACGGGGCAGGGGGGGAGATGATGCAGGAGTTGCTCAGCAAGCACATCATTCCCTTCTTGCCCAAGGTCCCGTCGGAAGTGCCGCTAAGCTCTTTCGACGATTCCGCGGTGGTCGATGGCATCGTCTTCACTACGGATGCGCACACCGTCAAACCGCTATTCTTCCCCGGCGGGGACATCGGATCGCTGAGCGTCTATGGGACGGTGAACGACATCTCCGTGATGGGCGCCAGACCGCTGGCCATCGCCTGCGCCATGATCTTGGAGGAGGGGTTGGAGCTCGAGGTACTGGAGAGGATAGCGAAGAGCGTCGGTGACGCTTCTCAGATAGCTGGAGTGCCGGTGGTCACGGGCGACACCAAGGTCATGGAGTCTGGCAAGATCGAGCGCATGGTCATCGCCACCTCCGCCATCGGTCGGAGGAGCGAGTTCCTGGACCGTGACCTGGACGTTGCCATGCAGTATCGAAAGGTCGACTCGAAGTGGATGACGGACGACAACCTCCGCGACGGAGACGCAGTGATCGTCACTGGCACGGTGGGCGATCACGGCATAGCACTGCTTTCTTTCCGCGAAGGCTACGGATTCGAGAGCCAGGTGCAAAGCGATTGCGCACCGCTGAACCGACTGGTGGAGGACGTGCTCAAGGTCGGGGGGGCCGTGTGCATGAAAGACCCGACCCGTGGAGGATTGGCCAACGCCGTCAACGAATGGACCTCGAAGTCCAAGGTGGGCATGGAGGTGGATGAGACGTCCGTGCCCATCGCTGATCCGGTCCGCAACGCCTGCGATATGCTTGGCTTGGACCCCATGACCATCGGCAACGAGGGCAAGATGATCGTAGGAGTGGTGCCGGAGATGGCCGAGGATGTGCTTGGGGCCATACGCAAAAACCCTCTCGGTAAGAACGCGGCCATCATCGGGCATGCTACCTCGAAGGTCAGGGGCGTGGTGCTGAGGACCGAGGTGGGTGGTAGGAGGATACTCGAGCCTCCGGTGGGAGACCCGGTTCCACGAATCTGCTGATCACACCAGCGACTGGATGTAGAAGCAGATCAGGAAAGCTGCCACCCCGACCAAGGCCATCCTCGTCCCTTGTATCAGAGGATTGCGCTTTCCCAGCCGGCCCATCACCAGACCGGTGATGAAGAGCATGGAAATGGCCAAACTCACGGCTATCCAGGCGGCGGTCGCGATATCCCCGGGAGAGATGAGCAAGAACGGCGTGAGGATGATCGCACCCGCAGTCAGCGGCGCAAGGAAGTTGACGAGGGCGATGAGGATTATCGAGGCCCTTGATGAGCGTCCGATGTGGGTGTCCTCAAGCGACCGAAGCAAGGCCTTCTCAATCTCGTCAATACGGCGATTCTGCTCCATGCTCTCGGCCTCGAACACGCTCACCCCGGTCGAGATCCCTAGGGCAACGGCGCTCGTGAGGATCGTCGCGATCACGACCCTAAAGTCCGGATGTTCCGAGAGCGCGCCTCCTACGATTATGCCTAACATGACGAAGGTCGAGTCGAATATCGTGTTGACGAAGTATCGTCTAATCGTAGGGCCGGTACCGGGCATGGACAGGGCCGCGTCCACCCTGGCCTTGATCCTTTTCCTTACCATTGCCTATCGTCCAAGCAGCAAAACAAGCGGTGCGCGTATTCGATGCTTTCGGTTCGCGCCCGTCTTCTTCTCTCGTTGAGACCGTCTTGCAGGCGTTTTTTCACTAATCCAGCACTCGCTCGTCCTTGCATAATTTATAAATAGTCCGCTCCCGAATAATCGCAATTACGAGTGTGGCCGTTGGCCTCGGGCGCTACATTCTGCCCAGGCGACGGGATTCAGGAGGGGCAAGATGCTCAAGAATGCAACCAAGGTTATCAGCATAGTGATAGTGTTGACGATGGTTGTTGGTGCTTTTGCCGTGCTTATGACGGCCGGCAGCGCCAAGACCTCGTCAGGTGAGAAAGCGGTGATCGCGGACGTTGAGAGAATGGACGTCGACCCGCTGATGAAAGCGCAGAGTCTGAACGTGGGCGAACTGTATTATCAATACCACGCCCTTGCCAGTCCGACCTATCGGCCAGGTGAAATCTACGACGTCAACGACACGGCCCTCTTCTTGACTGACGATTACGGCAAGTGGGCTTGGAACGTTACCGACCCCACCCCCTTCATGCTGTTCAAGAAGCGCGCGGAGCGCACATCCTGCGAGATCTGGGTCGCTACCGATCTGTCCTTCCCCGACGGGGACCCGAGGAACGACGGCAGGATTGTGATCAATGACACTGCGGCCAACTACATGGCCGACCAGTTCAACAACACCATCTACCCGATCGAGACCCAGTATTTCGGCCTGCCACCGGCAAATGACGGTTCGGAATCAGTGATAACCCCAGATTTCGAGACCAACGTCAGCGGACGGGTCATGATCATGATTTTCAACATCGTGGACGATAGCTTCTGGGATCCCGGATATCCATACTACATAGCGGGCTACTTCTCCCCCTCGCTCGATGACATGTACGACCGGAACATCATACACATCGACAACTATGAATGGGCTAACAGGACCACTGAGTTTGTGGATCATCCGTTCGTATATGAGAGCACCGTGGCTCACGAGTACGAGCACCTATTGAACAATTTCCAGAATCCTGCGCAAGAGAGCTTCCTGGATGAAGGCTGCGCGATGTACGCGGAGATGCTCTGTGGATATGGAGTGCCATGGAGCCACATCGACCGCTTCCTGGCCACCCCAGACAACTCGCTGATAGAGTGGGGCGACCAGGGAGATTTGAACAGCCTAGCTGATTACGGAGCAGCGGCGCTGTACGTCATATGGCTGAGCGACCACTTCGGGTCCGACTTCATCGTCCACCTGGTCAACAGCACCTGGGAGGAAGTGACCTATAGCGGGATAGCTGCCATCAACGCAGCGTTCGAGAATCTTGGCTGGAGCAAGTGGGACTTCGACCGCTCGTTCAACTCCTGGCGTCTGGCGAACCTGATCCAAGCGAACAGTCCGGGCAACGGATTGTACAACTACAAGTCGTTGGACTTCGCCGACTCTAGCTATATAAACCACGGGCCGTTGGTCTATGACTACTATCCATGCAGGGATTACGCCCAGAGCGGTGACTCCTGGATAGAGTCAGCAGCATGGGAGTTTGGCAAGACGATAACCTACGAAGGTACTGTGTTGGACGTCTCCAAGGTCGGCTCCTATGGTACTGATTATGTCAACGTCAAGGGCGGCAGTCCGCCATTAGCACCTGGCTTGCCTGCTCGGTGGTGGTCGGGGATCAGTTCGTTCGAGGCGAAGTTCGGCTTCCAGGGCGACCCTGAGGTGAAGACCGGCTGGCAGATCATTGATGTGCCGGTCACCACTGGCGACGTGCTGTTCGAAGACGACTTCAACCACGGTGGAGCTCTGCCCAACTGGACATTGTCCAGCCCTGGAGCGTACGACAGTCCATGGCAGGCGGTTCAGAGACCTGATGTGGAAGATCCCACCAACTACTTCGCCCTGGCAAACGGTGACATTACAGCGGCAGTCGGCAACACCATCGATGAATGGATGAAGACGGTCAATGGCTTCGACACAACGGGATATGACCACCTGGTGCTGACCCTGAAGAACGACTTCCAGACCTTCTACAAGAACCGCCAGTTCGGCGTCATCTACTTCTCCATCGATGATGGGGCCCACTGGAAGGCATTGACTTCGTTCACGCAGGACTCCGTTTACCGCCAAATCCGCCAACCGTTCGCGAACGGGTACGCCGATGTGGCCATAAACGCCGATGATCTCGTTGGATTCAGCGACGTGCACTTGGCATTCAGGTATTTCACCGACAACGCGAATGGTAATAGCAGATGGTGGGCGTTCGATGACCTGCAGGTGACGGCGGTCGACACGACCAAGATGTGGTGGTCCGGCACAGGCTCTTTGAAGGACTACCGCCTGGTGGGCGACCTGGACCTGACCAGCTTCGAGGAGGAAGATGTCATCCTGGGCCTGGACACCAAGTGGGGAATCGAATCCGGTTGGGACTTCGGCTTCGTGCAGGTATCCACTGACGAAGGGGCGACCTGGGAGTCGGTCGAGGGAACATACACGACCATGGACCACGACCCCTCCGTGAAGGAGGAGATCGCGGCCGAGCTACCGGGGATAACCGACTACAACCCGAGCTGGGGCAACTCTGGCTGGGCCGCATTGGACCATGCCGAATATAACCT is a window of Methanomassiliicoccales archaeon DNA encoding:
- the hypE gene encoding hydrogenase expression/formation protein HypE, translating into MKRVTMGHGAGGEMMQELLSKHIIPFLPKVPSEVPLSSFDDSAVVDGIVFTTDAHTVKPLFFPGGDIGSLSVYGTVNDISVMGARPLAIACAMILEEGLELEVLERIAKSVGDASQIAGVPVVTGDTKVMESGKIERMVIATSAIGRRSEFLDRDLDVAMQYRKVDSKWMTDDNLRDGDAVIVTGTVGDHGIALLSFREGYGFESQVQSDCAPLNRLVEDVLKVGGAVCMKDPTRGGLANAVNEWTSKSKVGMEVDETSVPIADPVRNACDMLGLDPMTIGNEGKMIVGVVPEMAEDVLGAIRKNPLGKNAAIIGHATSKVRGVVLRTEVGGRRILEPPVGDPVPRIC
- a CDS encoding VIT1/CCC1 transporter family protein — protein: MVRKRIKARVDAALSMPGTGPTIRRYFVNTIFDSTFVMLGIIVGGALSEHPDFRVVIATILTSAVALGISTGVSVFEAESMEQNRRIDEIEKALLRSLEDTHIGRSSRASIILIALVNFLAPLTAGAIILTPFLLISPGDIATAAWIAVSLAISMLFITGLVMGRLGKRNPLIQGTRMALVGVAAFLICFYIQSLV
- a CDS encoding immune inhibitor A translates to MLKNATKVISIVIVLTMVVGAFAVLMTAGSAKTSSGEKAVIADVERMDVDPLMKAQSLNVGELYYQYHALASPTYRPGEIYDVNDTALFLTDDYGKWAWNVTDPTPFMLFKKRAERTSCEIWVATDLSFPDGDPRNDGRIVINDTAANYMADQFNNTIYPIETQYFGLPPANDGSESVITPDFETNVSGRVMIMIFNIVDDSFWDPGYPYYIAGYFSPSLDDMYDRNIIHIDNYEWANRTTEFVDHPFVYESTVAHEYEHLLNNFQNPAQESFLDEGCAMYAEMLCGYGVPWSHIDRFLATPDNSLIEWGDQGDLNSLADYGAAALYVIWLSDHFGSDFIVHLVNSTWEEVTYSGIAAINAAFENLGWSKWDFDRSFNSWRLANLIQANSPGNGLYNYKSLDFADSSYINHGPLVYDYYPCRDYAQSGDSWIESAAWEFGKTITYEGTVLDVSKVGSYGTDYVNVKGGSPPLAPGLPARWWSGISSFEAKFGFQGDPEVKTGWQIIDVPVTTGDVLFEDDFNHGGALPNWTLSSPGAYDSPWQAVQRPDVEDPTNYFALANGDITAAVGNTIDEWMKTVNGFDTTGYDHLVLTLKNDFQTFYKNRQFGVIYFSIDDGAHWKALTSFTQDSVYRQIRQPFANGYADVAINADDLVGFSDVHLAFRYFTDNANGNSRWWAFDDLQVTAVDTTKMWWSGTGSLKDYRLVGDLDLTSFEEEDVILGLDTKWGIESGWDFGFVQVSTDEGATWESVEGTYTTMDHDPSVKEEIAAELPGITDYNPSWGNSGWAALDHAEYNLTAYAGEVVKLRFRYMTDWATEYEGWFIKNVTLNGELIDDADSLIAFTPDPAYSDAEWMVSLYATNDGSPSLEDGVYYLPIVMNLNLNDDQSVQKALDSLIVYRYLYILISPKIGPADYGFGIYNTYIFI